In Natranaerovirga pectinivora, the sequence TTCTAATGCCACAGCCATTTGATTTTTAAGTTTAGCAAACTTATCTGTTATTTTTTCTGTGTCCTTTGCTGCTTGATTAATGGTTTCTGGACTTGTCTTTATACTTCCTATTAATTCATCAAGGTCAAACCGACCTTCTCTAATGGCAGCCGCCATATCTGGACCAGCTCTTGTTCCAAACATTTCTAATGCTATAGCATTGGCTTCCCCAGCTGTTCCTGCGTCTTTAATTCTTGTAATTAGTTCTTGTAGAGCCTCATTAGGTTCTTCAATGCCTTCTTTAGCCATCTTTCCAAGTGCTGTTCTTAAAGAACCTATAACTAGTTCTGTATTAACCCCTTCTTTTTCAAACTTACCAAGCATAGCTGCTGCTGTTTCCCAGTCAAATCCCATTTGTCTAAGTGGGGCACCAAATTGAGTCATCAGTTGTTGAAGCCTACCAACTCCTATTCCCGTACTTTGGCTTACTTTAAAGGTGTGATCTAGAGCCTCTGCATACTCTTCTGCACCAAGACCTGCATCTTGAAACATTCTAGTGGTTGCTGGTATTAAGGTATTTATATCTTCACCAGTAATTCTTGCTAGGTTCAACATTTGAGTCGATAGTTCTTGAAGTGGTTTTCCACTTAGTCCTGTTCTTGTGTTTAAGTCTGCTATGGCTTTACTTGCATTACCAACATTTGTATTAACTGAAGTGTATACAGCTTTGAAATCTTCATTGAGTTCTTGTAGGGCTTCCCCTGTTGCACCTGTTCCTATACGAATGGTATTATTGGCATCTTCAAAATCATTAGCAAGTTTTATTAGTCCCGTTCCAACTGCTGCTATAGGTGCTGTGACTGATAAAGATAACTTTTTCCCAACATTAGAAAAACCCTCTCCGACATTTTTCATTTTGCTTCCAATGTCATCAAAGGTTTTTCCCATCTTAGTCCAGTTGCTACTCTGGATTTCTATTTGTTTGTTTACATTTGCTAATTCTCTTTCTAACTTATTAAGATCTGCTGTTGCATAGTTAAGTTTGATTCTAAGGTTTTCAGTAGCCTTAGCATCTTCACCTTTTTTATCTACACTTTCTTGATAGCTTTTTGTTAGAGCTGCTACTTTTTGTTTTTGCAACTCCATTTCCTTGTTTAAGCTATCTGCTTTTAGTTTTAATCCGTCAGTAGATTTGCCAAAGTCTCCAAGCTTTGAGCTAGCAGCTGCAAACTCACTTTTTACGACTTTAAGACTTCTTTGTATTTGTGCAACCCCGTTTTGAAATCCTTTATCGTCTAGTCCAACTCTTGCAACAACCGTATTGTTACTTGTAGCCATTTTTAGTTCACCTCCTCCCTAAAACAAGACGTTATCTATGGTATCAAAGCTTTCTCTTTCTTCTATACCATTTACTTTTTTATAAACCTTAAATAGTGCATCTAGTTTCTTAGGTGTGCAATTCCAGAATTGTTCTTCTGTCATCTTTAGTAGATTGGTTCCTAAATAAAAAAGCCACTCCCAGTCCCAAGTTTCTGAACCAGTGTGGCTTTCTATTCCCCCAAGTTTTCTTCTGCTTCTGGCATTGAAGTGCTAAGGGCTTCATTTATGGCCTTACCTAATCTTTCAAGATCATTGATGCCTAACATTTCTCCTATTTCTTTTAAAGTAACTTCTTCTTTTTCTACTTTTACTGCTGCATAGATTAAGGCTCTAATGGCTTTAATTTTCATTGCTTGTAAATCGTCAAAGGCTTTATTTAAATCTCCGTAGACTTCTTCTAATTCACAGAAAGTGTTCATATTGAACTTAAGTTCGTATACTTCATTGCCTAGTGTGATTTTAATGCCTTTGTTTTTTAGTTCTGATGCTTTCATTTATCATCACCTCCAATAAAAAAAGACCTGGATTATCAGATCTATAATTTGTAATGTTCTTGTTATATTCTTTCCTTTCCCATTTAAACCACCAAAAATTTAATGCCTCTTATAATTAGGTTTGGGGGATTTTTTTGACCCCCAGGGATACACCTTTATACAAATTATTAGTATATGATTTATGATGGTAGTTTATACCATTTTTAATATTGAAAACTTAAAGGGGATGGGGTATACTGACAATAGTTAATATGATGGAGAGTACATAATAATTAAAATTAGGAGGTAACACTTATGATTAAAAAGATTTTATTAACTTTAACTATATTATTAACTTTAGGTTTAACAACTTATGCTAACACTAACAAAATTTCGGACTGGGCACAAGAAGAAGTTATACAAGCTATAACAGAAGGTTATGTGCCAGCAAGATTACAAAACAATTATCAAAAGACAATTACTCGTGAAGAGTTTGCTGAATTATTTGTAAATATGATTTTTGAACACCAATGGCAATTCGGTATTGAATACCCTAATTTAGGGATTCCAGAATATCGTGTCACAAAAGAAGAATTCTTAAATTCAATAGTAAAAAGTGATGTTAACTTCCAAGATACTGATGCAGAGCACGTTATGATAGCTTATTATATGGGTATGGTTAATGGTACATCAGCTACGACATTCCACCCTAATAATCCTATCACACGTCAAGAAGCAGCCGTAATGTTAATTAACTACTGGGGGACTAGATTATCACCTAACTATGTATCTGGTTTACAAGAACTAGGTGACTTAGATAAGACAGCTAGTTGGGCAAAAGACCACGTATTAATGGCTTATGGACACGGTTTCTTTAAAGGAACCAGAGAAGCAAAATTTAGTACAAATTATGACCGTGTTATTCAAAAAGCATTATTTAGTCCAACAGGTAACTTTACTAGAGAACAAGCTATTGTTATTGCACAAAGAATATTTAGTGATTGGAAATTTGGAAAAGGTCTTATGGTAAGGGGTTTTGTACCATACAACAAGTTAGTAGCTAGTTACCAATTTGAAATAACAAAAGATTCTGTAAGAGCTTTATATAATATAGATCATCCTAGCTTAGTTACTATGGTAGAAGAACTTAATCACTTAAGAGGTAAACAATACGGTATGATTACTTCAGAAAGAGCTTTTGCGATAGAACAAGGACAAGGGTTTTGGGGAAAAGGAATTTTCAAAGATATAGTATATAAACGTGCTCTAGAATCTCAACACACAATATTTGATGTAGGTTATATGGAAGTAGAAATATTTAATCCAGAATATTTATTCGAATACCGTTTTAATCCTAATAGAGGAGTTTTTAATGTTTCTCTATATGGTGGACGTGACTATAAATATTCAACATTCACATTGCTGGAATCAACATCATATAGACATTCTTTTATCTACTAGAATAAAGAAATTCCCTCAGACTCGGTTTGGGGGATTTTTTTGACCTTGGGGGTCTAACTTACGCAAATATTAAAGGTATTTCCTTGTACTTAGCTCCTTGCATTTTTGATATTTTTCTAGCTATTATATTATTAAAACTGTATTTATTCTTCAATTGGCTCTTCAGTTACTTCTGCAAACCATTCCTCAACTATAGTCTGATCAATCCCTGTTGCGTCTTCATCTGCAATAAATCTATAATTCCCATCATAATCTCTAGCAAAGAACGTCCCTTTTAGTTTTGCACTTTTAGGTTGAGGTTTTTCTCCTTCTGTATCGTATTCATCTTCTGCTAATTCAAATTTTCCTTTCAGTAACCATACATATCTATACTTCCCATTGTTCTTCTTTGACCTAAACCCAAGTGCAACTGTTGGGGGTATATCGTCTTTACTTTCTATAAGTACACCTTTTACAACTTTAGAACCTTGTAATTTTGCTCTACTTTCTAAAGATAATTGATTAACTTCTATTTCTACGTCTACCCCTTCAAATGCAGTAATGACGTCTTCTACTGTATCGTCTGAATAGATATTTTCTGAGTTAGACTTTGGTGTTAACTTTGCCGCAATTGCTCTTTCTAGTTTCATTGGTGTTTCATATGCTACCTCTGTTCTATCGTCTTTTGTAAGCTTTGCTATATGAATATCTCTTAAACCTATTTGTCTTGCCATTTAGTTTGCCTCCTTTTCTTCCAAATAAAAAAATCTCATACCTTTATGGTAGAGACCTGTGTCTTTTTCATATAAATCTACTTCATCTAATCTTTTAAATCCTGCATCCCTTAGAAGCGCTTTTGTCTTATTAACCAATTCTTCATAATCTTCCTTGGACCATATATCTACCTGAATATAGTGACCTGTGAAAATTTCTTCATCTTCTTCAAAGCCTTCACCTCTTTGGTTGTATTCATTAAAAGTAATATAAGTAGTTTTTTTCCCTGTGTACTTTTGAAAACCTATAGGAACATTGAGAGGCTTTAAAGTATTGATTATAAGCTCGTTAATCAAGTTCTTTAAGCCCCCTTTCTAGTTCACTTTTTATAATTGAGTTAATTTCTTTACTGTTTTCTAAGATGGATTTTGATGCCCAATGTTGTGCTGGTATTTTGGAGGTTCCCCACTCGGTAAACTTACTGTAGAAAAACTCTGAGTTGTCTCCTTTATTTGGGCCAATTCTTATAAAATCTACTCCATCTTGACTTTCTATATCTGATACTTTTATATGGTCTGCCATATGTTTTTTATTTTCTTTTGACCTTGGTGCCTTTTTCTCCATTGTGCTTTTTACAAGTTCTCCAGCTTTATTTAAGGCATTCTCTTTTATTACTTTGCCTTCTTT encodes:
- a CDS encoding tail assembly chaperone, with product MKASELKNKGIKITLGNEVYELKFNMNTFCELEEVYGDLNKAFDDLQAMKIKAIRALIYAAVKVEKEEVTLKEIGEMLGINDLERLGKAINEALSTSMPEAEENLGE
- a CDS encoding major tail protein; the encoded protein is MARQIGLRDIHIAKLTKDDRTEVAYETPMKLERAIAAKLTPKSNSENIYSDDTVEDVITAFEGVDVEIEVNQLSLESRAKLQGSKVVKGVLIESKDDIPPTVALGFRSKKNNGKYRYVWLLKGKFELAEDEYDTEGEKPQPKSAKLKGTFFARDYDGNYRFIADEDATGIDQTIVEEWFAEVTEEPIEE
- a CDS encoding HK97-gp10 family putative phage morphogenesis protein produces the protein MAKIDLEGMDALIDKVNKLGKEGKVIKENALNKAGELVKSTMEKKAPRSKENKKHMADHIKVSDIESQDGVDFIRIGPNKGDNSEFFYSKFTEWGTSKIPAQHWASKSILENSKEINSIIKSELERGLKELD
- a CDS encoding phage tail tape measure protein; the encoded protein is MATSNNTVVARVGLDDKGFQNGVAQIQRSLKVVKSEFAAASSKLGDFGKSTDGLKLKADSLNKEMELQKQKVAALTKSYQESVDKKGEDAKATENLRIKLNYATADLNKLERELANVNKQIEIQSSNWTKMGKTFDDIGSKMKNVGEGFSNVGKKLSLSVTAPIAAVGTGLIKLANDFEDANNTIRIGTGATGEALQELNEDFKAVYTSVNTNVGNASKAIADLNTRTGLSGKPLQELSTQMLNLARITGEDINTLIPATTRMFQDAGLGAEEYAEALDHTFKVSQSTGIGVGRLQQLMTQFGAPLRQMGFDWETAAAMLGKFEKEGVNTELVIGSLRTALGKMAKEGIEEPNEALQELITRIKDAGTAGEANAIALEMFGTRAGPDMAAAIREGRFDLDELIGSIKTSPETINQAAKDTEKITDKFAKLKNQMAVALEPLGKKLLDAIEGAMPAIQNLIQGITNIIETFTSLSPNTQDMILKFAMLAAAIGPVLMVIGKVVSIGGALFSTLGSVATALGAAGGASGALGAAFTALTGPVGIIVAAVTGLIAIIVTLYKNNEAFRESVNEIWHQIKDIIGTVIEAIKVIFQVFIEFASLIWNQYGEDLVAIISSAFNYISTIINTVLTAIQNIIKIFTSLIKGDWEGVWNGIKDFTIGLLDGMENIIGAALNLIISIVKIPLETIFTIVSGIWDGIKNVTTNVWNGIGRTIQGVINGVIKGLNVMINALNKLRFDVPSWVPVIGGSKFGFNLSPIKEVNWYAKGGIFNRPSIIGVGEAGTEAVVPIDRLDELMAKAIQKVSGGIGNSSGINLHIENFINNTDKDIEQLAYELEFYRQRITLGRSGA
- a CDS encoding S-layer homology domain-containing protein, which produces MIKKILLTLTILLTLGLTTYANTNKISDWAQEEVIQAITEGYVPARLQNNYQKTITREEFAELFVNMIFEHQWQFGIEYPNLGIPEYRVTKEEFLNSIVKSDVNFQDTDAEHVMIAYYMGMVNGTSATTFHPNNPITRQEAAVMLINYWGTRLSPNYVSGLQELGDLDKTASWAKDHVLMAYGHGFFKGTREAKFSTNYDRVIQKALFSPTGNFTREQAIVIAQRIFSDWKFGKGLMVRGFVPYNKLVASYQFEITKDSVRALYNIDHPSLVTMVEELNHLRGKQYGMITSERAFAIEQGQGFWGKGIFKDIVYKRALESQHTIFDVGYMEVEIFNPEYLFEYRFNPNRGVFNVSLYGGRDYKYSTFTLLESTSYRHSFIY